The DNA segment ATCGTTTTTTGACAAAGCAACAGGTGCAGTTAGATCCACTCCCTATGTGGGTTGCGGATATGGATTTTAGGGTCGCGCCTTGTATCACTTCTGCTCTTCAAAATGTATTAGATCATGGTGTTTTGGGTTATAGCGGTGTGAGTGCCTCCTATAGGCAAGCAATAACAACATGGCAAAAAAAGCGTCATAATTGGCATACTGATCCTGACTGGCTTGTGCTTAGCCCCGGCATAGTTACTATGCTTAACATGATTATACAGGCTTTTACCACGCCCAATGATAGTATTTTGGTGCAACCACCTGTTTACATCCATTTCCACCAAGATGTTATCACCAATGGCCGCAAGCTTGTTACTGCCCCGTTACAACTTGTCGGCGAACGATATGTATTTGACGCAGAGCTTTTTGAAAAGGCCATCACGGCGGATACAAAATTATTTATTTTATGTAATCCCCATAATCCAACCGGTAATGTTTGGTCATCTGACGAGTTAAAGACCATGGGTGATATATGTGCCGCCCATAATGTAATTGTTGTATCTGATGAAATTCATGGCGACCTCATTATGGATCCGGGCAAAAAATTTGTACCCTTTGCTTCACTTGGTGATGAATATGCTCAAAATGCGATTATTTGTACGGCGGCTAGCAAATCTTTTAACCTTGCCGGTTTGCAATGCTCTAATAATTATATTGCAAATCCAGTTATAAGGGAAAAGCTAACCGCCCATATGAAGACTTGCGGTTTAAACTTGATTAATATTATGGGCATGGTGGCGACTGAAGCTGCCTATAGCCAAGGAGAAGAGTGGCTAGATGACTTATTAAAATATGTTCGTGAAAACCAACAAATATTTGCTTCAAAAGTTAATAATTCTAAT comes from the Bartonella sp. HY038 genome and includes:
- a CDS encoding MalY/PatB family protein; this translates as MVNFDETIDRKSSNSMKWSYPDRFLTKQQVQLDPLPMWVADMDFRVAPCITSALQNVLDHGVLGYSGVSASYRQAITTWQKKRHNWHTDPDWLVLSPGIVTMLNMIIQAFTTPNDSILVQPPVYIHFHQDVITNGRKLVTAPLQLVGERYVFDAELFEKAITADTKLFILCNPHNPTGNVWSSDELKTMGDICAAHNVIVVSDEIHGDLIMDPGKKFVPFASLGDEYAQNAIICTAASKSFNLAGLQCSNNYIANPVIREKLTAHMKTCGLNLINIMGMVATEAAYSQGEEWLDDLLKYVRENQQIFASKVNNSNLPLTALPMDSLYLSWLDCRQLNLSAEDLNDFFLTKAGLWFDDGRKFGQEGHGFMRVNLGCTRQTLNEALKRLEAAFQ